Below is a genomic region from Bacillus mycoides.
GCGATTTAAAAAGCTATGTGAAGTATTTGCAAAATGTAGAACAAACGAAGACGTTTCATGAAGTGACACGCTTGCATATTGTTAACTTTTTGCAGCATTTAAAAGAAAACGGGAAATCTTCAAAAACATTGGCGCGTCATATTGCATCGATTCGTTCGTTTCATCAATTTTTACTTCGTGAACGAGCAGTGGAGCATGACCCATCGGTACATATTGAAACGCCACAAGGGGAACGGAAATTACCAAAAGTATTATCAATCGACGAAGTGGAAGCATTGCTTCAAACACCGAAAACGGCAAGTGCTTTTGGGATTCGTGATAAGGCAATGTTAGAGTTGTTGTATGCAACAGGACTTCGTGTTTCAGAATTAATTGCATTAAATTTAGAAGATGTGCACTTAACGATGGGATTTGTTCGCTGTATCGGGAAAGGGAACAAAGAAAGAATTATTCCACTAGGAAGCTTAGCGACAGAAGCGATTCAAAAGTATATTGAAAAAGGAAGAAGAGAATTGATGGGTAAAAAAGCAGTAGATGCGCTCTTTTTAAACCATCATGGTAATCGATTATCGAGACAGGGATTTTGGAAAATTTTAAAACGGCTAGCGAAAGAAGCGAATATTGCAAAAGAGCTTACACCGCATACGTTGCGTCACTCTTTTGCTACGCATCTATTAGAAAATGGGGCAGATTTGCGTGCTGTACAGGAAATGCTTGGACATGCAGATATTTCGACGACACAAATTTATACGCACGTTTCAAAAACTAGATTAAAAGATGTATATAAACAGTTTCACCCGAGAGCATAGTCACTATGCTCTTTTTTCATAGATTAAGAAGAGTGAACCATTTCACAGAAACTTCACAAACATTTCGTACATTGTTTTCAGCAGAAGACTAGAATATTACAATGTATTTCCTCTATACTAAGGAAAGTATGAAGGAGGAAATGAAGATGAAAAAACTTATTATTACATTATTTATCGCGATGCTAGCATTGGCTGGCTGTAATACAAACAAAGAAGAACCGAAAAAAGGACAGAAACTTGAAGGTATAGACGTAGCGGTTCAAACGAATCCGAAAGAAATTAAACCTGGTGAAAAAACAGAAGTACAAGCACTTGTTACACAAGGAAAAGAAAGAGTAACGGATGCTGATGACGTAAAGTTTGAGATTTGGAAAGATGGCGACGAGAAACACGAGATGTTAGATGGTAAGCATAAAGGAAAAGGTGTTTATGCAGTAGAGAAAACATTTGAAACTGATGGAGTATATCATATTATTCCTCATACAAATGCACGTGATATACACGTTATGCCAGAACACAAAGTTGCTGTAGGGAATGCGAAAGTAGAAGATGCGAAAAAAGAAAGTGGTGATCATAATGCAGGACACGGTGATCATAAAAGTGACACAATGATTCATCTTATGGCCGGTGACATAAAAGCAAATGCTGAATCAACAATGAAAGTCCATTTAAAACAAAAAGAAGAAGCGTTAACTGGTGCTGAAGTACAACTTGAGATTTGGAAAGACGGCGTTGAAAAACACGAATTTATTCCGGCGAAAGAAGGGAATAAAGGGGAGTATGAAAGTAAACATACTTTCAAAGAGAATGGTGCTTATAAAGTGAAAGTTCATGTAAGAAAAGGTGAACTACATGAACATAAAGAAGAAACAGTAGAAGTAAAATAAAAAGTAGCTCTTTAGAGCTGCTTTTTATTTTTATATTAGGAAATATGTTATAAAATGATTAGCACTTCTTTGCAGAATGGATTACAATAGAAGGGTAAAGAAAATGAGAAATTCTACGAAAATGTATTAAAAAGAAAGCGTAAACATGGTATGATATCAATATCAGATGTCTGACATCTGACTTAGAAAAAACTAGAAATTTTTTTGATTCGTTTGAAAGTAAAACGAAAAAGTTAGAGACTGGTTTAAAGCAGTACTGTTTGATAATGAGGACGAAAGATAATTCCCATTGATAACAGTTTCACTTTATAGCGTTTTGAACATACTACAAGAAGTAGAACTGAACATATAGGAGGTTGCAGTTATGAATAAATATAAACGTATTTTCCTAGTCGTAATGGACTCTGTGGGAATCGGTGAAGCACCAGATGCTGAGCAGTTTGGTGATTTAGGTTCTGATACAATTGGTCATATCGCTGAACATATGAATGGATTACACATGCCAAACATGGTGAAATTAGGCCTTGGTAATATTCGTGAAATGAAAGGAATCTCTAAAGTAGAGAAACCGCTTGGATATTATACAAAAATGCAAGAGAAATCTACAGGTAAAGATACAATGACAGGTCACTGGGAAATCATGGGCCTTTACATTGATACACCATTCCAAGTGTTTCCTGAAGGATTCCCGAAAGAATTACTTGATGAATTAGAAGAAAAGACAGGTCGTAAAATTATCGGTAATAAACCAGCCTCTGGAACAGAGGTACTTGTTGAGCTTGGTCAAGAACAAATGGAAACAGGTTCTTTAATTGTTTACACTTCTGCTGATAGTGTATTACAGATCGCAGCTCATGAAGAAGTAGTACCACTTGAAGAGCTATATAAAATTTGTAAAATCGCACGTGAATTAACATTAGATGAGAAGTACATGGTAGGGCGTGTTATTGCTCGTCCGTTTGTTGGAGAGCCAGGAAACTTCACACGTACACCAAATCGTCATGACTATGCGTTAAAACCATTTGGTCGCACAGTAATGAATGAACTTAAAGATAGCGATTATGATGTAATTGCTATTGGTAAAATTGCTGACATTTATGATGGAGAAGGTGTAACTGAATCACTTCGTACGAAATCAAATATGGATGGAATGGACAAGCTTGTAGATACATTAAATATGGACTTTACAGGTATTAGCTTCTTAAACTTAGTTGACTTTGATGCCTTATTTGGTCATCGTCGTGACCCACAAGGGTACGGAGAAGCATTGCAAGAATATGACGCACGTCTTCCAGAAGTATTCGAAAAACTAAAAGAAGATGATCTATTATTAATTACAGCAGACCATGGTAATGATCCAGTACATCCTGGTACTGATCATACACGTGAATATGTACCGTTATTAGCATATAGCCCAAGCATGAAAGAAGGCGGACAAGAGTTATCACTTCGTCAAACATTTGCTGATATTGGTGCAACTGTAGCAGAAAACTTTAATGTTAAAATGCCAGAACATGGAACAAGCTTCTTAAACGAGCTAAAGAAATAGGGGGATAAACAGATGAATCGTGAACTAATTACAAAATCAGCTTCATACTTAAAAGAGAAATTTCAAGAGACACCACAAGTAGGACTAATCCTTGGATCTGGACTAGGTGTATTAGCAGATGAAATCGAGAACGCAGTAACAGTACCATACAGTGAAATCCCTGAATTCCCAGTTTCAACTGTAGAAGGACATGCAGGTCAACTTGTATTCGGTACACTTCAAGGTGTAACAGTAGTAGCAATGCAAGGACGTTTCCATTTCTACGAAGGATACGATATGCAAAAAGTAACATTCCCAGTTCGTGTTATGAAAGAACTAGGTGTAGAAACAGTTGTTGTAACGAACGCAGCTGGTGGTGTAAATACATCATTTGAACCAGGCGATCTTATGTTAATTTCAGACCATATTAACTTCATGGGTACGAACCCATTAATCGGACCAAATGATTCTGAAATGGGTGTACGTTTCCCTGATATGTCTACATCATATACGCCAGAACTTCGCGAAATGGCGAAACAAGTTGCAGCAGATTTAAATATTAAAGTACAAGAAGGTGTATATGTTGGAATGACAGGTCCTGTATATGAAACACCTGCTGAAATTCGTATGCTTCGTACACTTGGCGGAGATGCAGTTGGTATGTCAACAGTACCAGAAGTAATTGTAGCTCGTCATGCAGGTATGAAAGTACTAGGTATTTCTTGTATTTCAAATATGGCAGCTGGTATTTTAGATCAACCACTTCACCACGATGAAGTAATTGAAACGACAGAACGTGTTAAAGCTAATTTCTTAGCATTAGTAAAAGCAATTGTAAAACAAATGAAGGGGTGACTTCACAATGAGAATGGTGGACCTAATTGCAAAAAAACGTGATGGACATGCATTAACGACAGAAGAAATTAACTTTATCGTTGAAGGATATACAAATGGTAGTATTCCAGATTATCAAATGAGTTCACTTGCAATGGCAATTTTCTTCCAAGATATGAATGATCAAGAACGTGCAGATTTAACGATGGCAATGGTAAATAGCGGTGATACAATTGACTTATCAGCCATTGAAGGGGTAAAAGTAGATAAGCATTCAACGGGTGGAGTTGGTGATACAACGACACTTGTATTAGGTCCATTAGTAGCTGCTTTAGGTGTACCAGTTGCGAAAATGTCTGGACGAGGTCTAGGACATACGGGTGGTACAATTGATAAATTAGAAGCAGTACCAGGATTCCATGTGGAAATTGAAAATGATGAATTCATGCGTCTTGTAAATGAAAATAAAATCGCTGTTATTGGTCAAAGTGGAAACTTAACACCTGCTGATAAAAAGTTATATGCGCTTCGTGATGTAACTGCAACAGTAAATTCAATTCCTCTTATCGCTAGCTCAATTATGAGTAAGAAAATTGCTGCTGGTGCAGATGCAATTGTTCTTGATGTAAAAACTGGAGCAGGCGCGTTTATGAAAACGGATGAAGATGCAAAGCGTTTAGCAGAAGCAATGGTACGCATCGGTAATAACGTTGGTCGTAATACGATGGCGGTTATTTCTGATATGAGTCAGCCGCTTGGTGAAGCAATTGGTAATGCATTAGAAGTACAAGAAGCAATTGATACATTACAAGGTAAGGGACCGAAAGATTTAGAAGAGTTATGTTTAACACTTGGAAGTCAGATGGTGTACCTTGCTGGACAAGCTTCATCTTTAGAAGATGCACGTGAAAAGTTAATTGAAGTAATGAACAATGGTAAAGCGCTAGAATCATTTAAAACGTTCTTATCCGCGCAAGGCGGCGATGCATCTGTTGTTGATGATCCTTCTAAATTGCCACAAGCACAATTTAAAATTGAAGTGGAAGCGAAAGAAGACGGTTACGTATCGGAAATCGTTGCAGATGAAATCGGAACAGCAGCAATGCTTTTAGGAGCAGGGCGTGCAACGAAAGAGTCTGAAATTGATTTAGCAGTTGGTCTAATGCTTCGCAAAAAAGTAGGCGATAGCGTGAAAAAAGGTGACTCTCTTGTTACAATTTACGCAAACCGCGAAAATGTTGAAGACGTAAAAGCGAAAATTTATGAGAACATGAAAATCGCTAAAGATCACGTAGATGCACCAACTTTAGTACACGGAATTGTAACGAAGTAATAAAGTGAAACTTTAATCAGTGGGGGCTTTATCCCCACTGATTATTAGCCTTCACCAATCGGGCATTTACGGGCAGCCCGACCCAGACCTAACTTCTTTGCTTTCGCTGAATTTTGAGGTAGGTGTCTTACTGCCCGCAAATAGCGGGATAAAAAAAAGCTGAGGAGATTTCTCCTTGGCTTTTTTTACTATTTTTTGTTTATAATAGTAATGGGTGAAATTATGATTAGAATTTGTGCAATAACGAAAAAAAATGAAGTTTTATATGATGTTTCGCTAGAAGAAACGAAAAAAGAGAACATCATATGGTATTGGCTTGATTTATATAAGCCAACGAAAGAGGAGTATACATATATTTTACAAGATCACTTCAAGTTCCATCCCCTTGCAATTGAAGATTGTGTAGAGTATGTACAGAGACCAAAGGTAGATTTTTATGATGGATATAACTTTTTAGTTCTTCATGCATTCGGAGAAGACGGATTAGAACCGCATGAAATCGATTTATTTATTAGTGATCGATATATAGTCTCTTTCCATTTCTCTCATAACAATGCGATTGAAAGAGTATGGAAAACGCTCGGTGAAAAGAAACGTATTAAGAAGAGCCCTTTGCATGTAGCACATACAATTATTGACCAAATTGTAGATGATTATTTCGCACCTGTTTATTACATTGAAGACCATTTAAATGCAATTGATGATAATTTAACGGGTGAGACAGCAGGAAGTGTGCTAGAAGAAGTATTTGATATTCGTGCAGATTTATCTAAGCTAAGGCGTACGATTATTCCGATGCGTGATTTATTGTATCGTATATTAAATTCAACACGTTTTTACGGTATAAGCGATCATGAAATTTATTTTAAAGATATACATGATCATTTGCTTAAACTGACAGAGATGATTGAAGCGAGCCGTGAATTAACAGCAGATATTCGAGATAGTTACTTTTCGTTGAATTCCCACCATATGAACAATATTATGAAAACATTAACTGTTTTCTCAACTATTTTCATGCCGTTAACATTTATTGCAGGGGTATACGGCATGAACTTCGCACATATGCCAGAGCTTGGCGGGAAGTATAGTTATTTTATTTGCTTAATTTTAATGGCATTAATTGGCGGCGGAATGATGGCTTGGTTTTATAAAAAAGGTTGGTTTAAGTAAAAAAACACCGAGGATTTCCTCGGTGTTTTTTTCTTAGCCAATAGCGTGTAATACGAACATGGCTAAGAATAAGCATGTAATAATATACATGGACGGTGCGACTTCTTTACGCTTTCCAAGTGCAACTTTCAAGATAGGATAAGCAATAAATCCGAACGCAATGCCATCAGCGATACTATATGTGAGCGGGATCATAACGATAATTAAAAACGCTGGAAATCCTTCTGAAAAGTCGTTCAGAGGAATTTGTTGAATGCTTGTAATCATCAGCCCGCCAATAATAATTAAGATTGGTGCAATGGCACTGTCAGGAATTATTTTGACAAACGGAAGCGCAAACAGTGATGCGAAGAATAACAACCCTGTAACGATAGACGTCAGACCTGTCTTTCCGCCTGCAGTAATACCTGCGGCACTCTCTACTGTTGAAACGGTAGGGCTTGTGCCAAATAGACCACATGTCATTGCTGAAATTGCATTTGCTTGGTAAGCACGTGGGAATTTACGATCATCTTCTAATAAACCATGTAAAAGTCCCATGTTCTCAAAAATAAGCACCATGCTTAAGGAGAATGTTGCAATCCAAAATGGCAAGGAAGAAAGTTTCCCAAATGACATAGCTCCAAACACATCGCCATAATTAGCGAATGAAAACGAACTATTTCCCATTTGACTCGTATCAACAAGACCAAACAGCCATGCAATACCAGTTCCAATTGCAATCGTCCATAAAAAGCTTCCACGTACGTTACGCGCAAATAGTACAAGTGCGACAATAAGAGTAAGTAGTGTGGCAAGAACGACAGGACTACTTAATTTTCCCATTGCAACAGCAGTATTAGGATGCGAAACGACTAAACCACCTTTTTGCAAGCCGATGAAAGCTAAAAACAACCCGATACCGACAGTGATCGCTTCCTTTAATGACTTTGGAATCGATACCGAAAGCACGCGAGCAATCGGTGTAAAAGCAGCAATTGTAAAAATAATACCGGCGATAAAAACAGCTGCCAATGCTTCTTGCCAAGTTAAACCGAGCGTATGCACAGCAGTGTACGTGAAGAATGCATTTACACCCATACCAGGGACAAGAATAGCAGGTGCATTTGCCCAAAATGCCATGAGTAGACATCCGACAAATGAACTAAAAACAGTTGCCAAAATTCCTGCCTCAAGAGGAATGCCGGCATCTGATAAGATTGACGCATTTACAATCATAATATAAACAATTGTGAAAAATGACGTGACTCCAGCTAAAACTTCTTGTTTTGGTGATGTTTGGTGTAAGTCTAATTTAAATGTTCTTTCAAGTATTCCTTTCATGTTAAACCTTCTTTTTCATATCCCTCTCCCACCCGTGATATCTCTTATGTAAGAGCTCACCGTCCTTTATTATATCAGAACATCATGTTTTTACAACAACGAAAATGATAACGGTTACTTATAAACGAGTTTATTTATAAATACGTAAAGATTGCCCTTATAGATGAAATGATTTCTAGTTCTCCTGATTGAATGGGCGGAGCTGCTTGCGCATGCAAAGTAGCATATGATGAGATCTCCCGTGGTAATTGGGCAGATTCTTCAACGAGTGAGAGGGGAACAGGATTAATATTTAAATTGTAGGTACTCGCAATTGTACGAGCTTTGTCTACTGCTTGTTGCAGAGCTTGAATGAGAGCTTGCTCATAATATTTATTTGGATGAGATATTCGAAAACGTAATCCTTTTGCTACGTTTGCACCATTTGTAACGGCTATATCATATACTTCCCCTGCTTTTTGCACATTTAAAACGGTAATTTCATACAAATGCTCCACACGGTAGCCTTGTAGTAATGCTTTATCATTTACATATTCGTATTGAGGAGTAATTGTATAAGAAATGGTTTCTATATCTTTATCGGCAATACCTAGCTGTTTGAGGGCATCAAGCAATTGTTTCGATTGCACTGCATTTTCTTCTTGCGCCTGTTTTACATTTTTACTATCTGTTCGAATGCCCAGTGTTAATATGACAACATTTGGTTTTGCCTTTATAATGCCTTCTCCTTGTACAGTAATAGTAGCTTCTTTACCAGTATTCGTCGTACGGATATTATGTAAATACGGATTCATTCCACTTTGCATTTATGCTCACCATCCTTTTTTATATGTATATGTGTGAACAAAAAAGAAAATCTTATGAAAAAAGTTACATAAATGAGAATGTTGAGGGAAGAAAGCATATACAATATAGGTATTTATAGATTATAATATGTGTAAATATGATAAAAAAGGGACGAGGCTAGTGAACGAAAATAGAGAAACACTGATTTTAGATCTATCTGCATCATTTCGAAAGATGATACGTTTATTACAAAATGATATTAATACACGTTTTTCAGAGCATATGCCATATAATGAATTCTCTGTATTACGTGCGTTATTTTTAAAAAGTCCACAGATGGCTTCGCAAATTGCGAGTGAAGTAAACGTAACCTCCAGTCATATTACAGCTGTAACAGATCGTCTCGTGCGAAAAGGGTTTGTTGAAAGAAAACGTTCAAATTCGGACCGTCGTATCGTATACTTAGAAATTACTGAAAACGGACGAGAAGTAACTGAAAAGCTTGAAGCTGTGCGTAAAGAATATTATAAAGAGAAATTTAAAGGTTGGAGCGACCAAGAGATAGAAATGGTTTTAGAACTATTTGGCCGCGTATTATAATAAATGAGGATAGGAAGCGAGAGCTTTCCTATCCTTTTTCTTTTGAATAAAAATATTTTGAAACTCCGATACTTTAATTAAACAGATCGGAGGAAAGATTATGAAATATATTGCTGCACTTACCATTTTACTTGGAAGTTTTTTCTGCTTTCATACATTCATGTACGCTGATAGCCCTATCCAAGTGGTGCAAAAAGAAGTGAAGTACATTGAGAATGATAATACCGTCTTGTATTCGAAATTATGGGTTCGTTCTATGCAAAACGCAGTATTATTTCATCATAGCGATAATGTTCGTAATCAGGACACTTTGCGTAATGTAACAAGTTCATCGCTCGTTAAAGCGAAGCAATTACCATTTAAGAAAGCATCAATGTACATTCCAAGATTATCGCAATACGTATCAAAAGCAGGGAAAGAAAATATTCAAGTGCACTACATTGCGGTGCACTATAATGTGAAAAAAGAAAATGCGTATCAATTAAATGGTATGAACTATTTTCTGCAAGTATTTGTGAAAGAGCGCGGCGAATGGAAAATTGCTGAAAGTGTAGTCGCGCCGACAGAGCAAATTGTGCAAAACGGTGATGGGTTTGGGATGAAAGAAGAGATGGTG
It encodes:
- a CDS encoding FixH family protein: MKKLIITLFIAMLALAGCNTNKEEPKKGQKLEGIDVAVQTNPKEIKPGEKTEVQALVTQGKERVTDADDVKFEIWKDGDEKHEMLDGKHKGKGVYAVEKTFETDGVYHIIPHTNARDIHVMPEHKVAVGNAKVEDAKKESGDHNAGHGDHKSDTMIHLMAGDIKANAESTMKVHLKQKEEALTGAEVQLEIWKDGVEKHEFIPAKEGNKGEYESKHTFKENGAYKVKVHVRKGELHEHKEETVEVK
- a CDS encoding MarR family winged helix-turn-helix transcriptional regulator gives rise to the protein MNENRETLILDLSASFRKMIRLLQNDINTRFSEHMPYNEFSVLRALFLKSPQMASQIASEVNVTSSHITAVTDRLVRKGFVERKRSNSDRRIVYLEITENGREVTEKLEAVRKEYYKEKFKGWSDQEIEMVLELFGRVL
- the xerD gene encoding site-specific tyrosine recombinase XerD codes for the protein MEDQLKDFIHYMIVEKGLAKNTVVSYERDLKSYVKYLQNVEQTKTFHEVTRLHIVNFLQHLKENGKSSKTLARHIASIRSFHQFLLRERAVEHDPSVHIETPQGERKLPKVLSIDEVEALLQTPKTASAFGIRDKAMLELLYATGLRVSELIALNLEDVHLTMGFVRCIGKGNKERIIPLGSLATEAIQKYIEKGRRELMGKKAVDALFLNHHGNRLSRQGFWKILKRLAKEANIAKELTPHTLRHSFATHLLENGADLRAVQEMLGHADISTTQIYTHVSKTRLKDVYKQFHPRA
- a CDS encoding purine-nucleoside phosphorylase, producing MNRELITKSASYLKEKFQETPQVGLILGSGLGVLADEIENAVTVPYSEIPEFPVSTVEGHAGQLVFGTLQGVTVVAMQGRFHFYEGYDMQKVTFPVRVMKELGVETVVVTNAAGGVNTSFEPGDLMLISDHINFMGTNPLIGPNDSEMGVRFPDMSTSYTPELREMAKQVAADLNIKVQEGVYVGMTGPVYETPAEIRMLRTLGGDAVGMSTVPEVIVARHAGMKVLGISCISNMAAGILDQPLHHDEVIETTERVKANFLALVKAIVKQMKG
- the deoB gene encoding phosphopentomutase produces the protein MNKYKRIFLVVMDSVGIGEAPDAEQFGDLGSDTIGHIAEHMNGLHMPNMVKLGLGNIREMKGISKVEKPLGYYTKMQEKSTGKDTMTGHWEIMGLYIDTPFQVFPEGFPKELLDELEEKTGRKIIGNKPASGTEVLVELGQEQMETGSLIVYTSADSVLQIAAHEEVVPLEELYKICKIARELTLDEKYMVGRVIARPFVGEPGNFTRTPNRHDYALKPFGRTVMNELKDSDYDVIAIGKIADIYDGEGVTESLRTKSNMDGMDKLVDTLNMDFTGISFLNLVDFDALFGHRRDPQGYGEALQEYDARLPEVFEKLKEDDLLLITADHGNDPVHPGTDHTREYVPLLAYSPSMKEGGQELSLRQTFADIGATVAENFNVKMPEHGTSFLNELKK
- a CDS encoding NCS2 family permease translates to MKGILERTFKLDLHQTSPKQEVLAGVTSFFTIVYIMIVNASILSDAGIPLEAGILATVFSSFVGCLLMAFWANAPAILVPGMGVNAFFTYTAVHTLGLTWQEALAAVFIAGIIFTIAAFTPIARVLSVSIPKSLKEAITVGIGLFLAFIGLQKGGLVVSHPNTAVAMGKLSSPVVLATLLTLIVALVLFARNVRGSFLWTIAIGTGIAWLFGLVDTSQMGNSSFSFANYGDVFGAMSFGKLSSLPFWIATFSLSMVLIFENMGLLHGLLEDDRKFPRAYQANAISAMTCGLFGTSPTVSTVESAAGITAGGKTGLTSIVTGLLFFASLFALPFVKIIPDSAIAPILIIIGGLMITSIQQIPLNDFSEGFPAFLIIVMIPLTYSIADGIAFGFIAYPILKVALGKRKEVAPSMYIITCLFLAMFVLHAIG
- the corA gene encoding magnesium/cobalt transporter CorA, encoding MGEIMIRICAITKKNEVLYDVSLEETKKENIIWYWLDLYKPTKEEYTYILQDHFKFHPLAIEDCVEYVQRPKVDFYDGYNFLVLHAFGEDGLEPHEIDLFISDRYIVSFHFSHNNAIERVWKTLGEKKRIKKSPLHVAHTIIDQIVDDYFAPVYYIEDHLNAIDDNLTGETAGSVLEEVFDIRADLSKLRRTIIPMRDLLYRILNSTRFYGISDHEIYFKDIHDHLLKLTEMIEASRELTADIRDSYFSLNSHHMNNIMKTLTVFSTIFMPLTFIAGVYGMNFAHMPELGGKYSYFICLILMALIGGGMMAWFYKKGWFK
- a CDS encoding SIMPL domain-containing protein; the protein is MQSGMNPYLHNIRTTNTGKEATITVQGEGIIKAKPNVVILTLGIRTDSKNVKQAQEENAVQSKQLLDALKQLGIADKDIETISYTITPQYEYVNDKALLQGYRVEHLYEITVLNVQKAGEVYDIAVTNGANVAKGLRFRISHPNKYYEQALIQALQQAVDKARTIASTYNLNINPVPLSLVEESAQLPREISSYATLHAQAAPPIQSGELEIISSIRAIFTYL
- a CDS encoding pyrimidine-nucleoside phosphorylase, which codes for MRMVDLIAKKRDGHALTTEEINFIVEGYTNGSIPDYQMSSLAMAIFFQDMNDQERADLTMAMVNSGDTIDLSAIEGVKVDKHSTGGVGDTTTLVLGPLVAALGVPVAKMSGRGLGHTGGTIDKLEAVPGFHVEIENDEFMRLVNENKIAVIGQSGNLTPADKKLYALRDVTATVNSIPLIASSIMSKKIAAGADAIVLDVKTGAGAFMKTDEDAKRLAEAMVRIGNNVGRNTMAVISDMSQPLGEAIGNALEVQEAIDTLQGKGPKDLEELCLTLGSQMVYLAGQASSLEDAREKLIEVMNNGKALESFKTFLSAQGGDASVVDDPSKLPQAQFKIEVEAKEDGYVSEIVADEIGTAAMLLGAGRATKESEIDLAVGLMLRKKVGDSVKKGDSLVTIYANRENVEDVKAKIYENMKIAKDHVDAPTLVHGIVTK